From Candidatus Polarisedimenticolia bacterium, the proteins below share one genomic window:
- a CDS encoding antibiotic biosynthesis monooxygenase yields the protein MYLIVWEFRVKKGREREFEKIYGAGGGWTELFESAGGYLGTELGSDAAEPGRYLTLDRWSSRRAYEEFRRAALPRYEALDRICEELTEQESRLGSFEVADPVKT from the coding sequence GTGTATCTGATCGTCTGGGAATTCCGCGTGAAGAAGGGACGGGAGCGGGAGTTCGAGAAGATCTACGGCGCCGGCGGCGGCTGGACGGAGCTTTTCGAGTCGGCGGGGGGATATCTGGGCACCGAGCTGGGCTCCGACGCCGCCGAGCCAGGGCGCTACCTCACGCTCGATCGATGGTCTTCGCGACGGGCCTACGAGGAGTTCCGCCGCGCCGCGCTGCCCCGGTACGAGGCCCTCGACCGGATCTGCGAGGAGCTGACCGAGCAGGAGAGCCGCCTCGGCTCCTTCGAGGTGGCCGACCCCGTCAAGACCTGA
- a CDS encoding TatD family hydrolase, which produces MAFTDSHTHLTLDAFDADRDAVIARAREALRYVCTIGSLARDAEAARDLSERHDFLYWTAGLHPHDAKLWEPDSAARLESLARHPRLLAIGEIGLDYHYDHSPRDRQREVFAEQIRLARRLRLPIVIHTREAHDDTLRILDVEKAEEVGGVFHCFSGNAEMARFAVDHGFRISFSGSLTFKNAEELREVARSVPPERLLTETDAPFLSPHPHRGKRNEPARVLEVVTKLAELHAMSPQTMGDLTTRNFEQAFPRLQAS; this is translated from the coding sequence ATGGCCTTCACCGATTCCCACACCCACCTGACTCTCGATGCGTTCGACGCCGATCGCGACGCCGTGATCGCCCGCGCCCGCGAGGCGCTGCGCTACGTCTGCACCATCGGCTCGCTGGCCCGCGACGCCGAGGCGGCGCGCGATCTCTCCGAGCGCCACGACTTCCTCTACTGGACTGCGGGACTGCACCCGCACGACGCCAAGCTCTGGGAGCCCGACTCCGCGGCCCGTCTGGAGTCGCTCGCCCGCCACCCGCGCCTGCTCGCCATCGGCGAGATCGGCCTCGACTACCATTACGATCATTCCCCGCGCGACCGGCAGCGCGAGGTGTTCGCCGAGCAGATCCGCCTCGCGCGTCGCCTGCGCCTGCCGATCGTGATCCACACGCGCGAGGCACACGACGACACGCTGCGCATCCTTGACGTCGAAAAGGCGGAAGAAGTCGGAGGGGTCTTCCACTGTTTCTCAGGCAACGCCGAGATGGCCCGCTTCGCCGTCGATCACGGTTTCCGCATCTCGTTCTCCGGAAGCCTCACCTTCAAGAACGCCGAGGAGCTGCGCGAAGTCGCCCGCAGCGTCCCGCCCGAGCGGCTCCTCACCGAGACCGATGCACCCTTCCTCTCCCCCCACCCCCACCGCGGCAAGAGAAACGAGCCCGCCCGCGTCCTCGAAGTGGTGACGAAGCTCGCCGAGCTCCACGCCATGAGCCCGCAAACGATGGGCGACCTCACCACCCGGAACTTCGAACAGGCCTTCCCGCGACTCCAAGCATCCTGA
- a CDS encoding carboxypeptidase regulatory-like domain-containing protein, translated as MRPSGAAVGRRRPARIIFFGAALVLATATLGRGFTLIRVLNLVAPPAHWPVGSLPLPMLISSAGSDNVPNPNTSDNDAIIAGQKAWNQISTDYFVFATPTIGTGTAFNQSDGKNSIFFDETGAVFGAGSSAIAATFLNIDGPTGIISDADLIFNGTLPFSTATPTPAGSFDIQGIATHELGHVTGLDHAGIVSAVMFPVGADGEQFQRSLAPDDRLGDSFVYPETAAGAGIAGLQAGDGDLSLVTGSITGAVRTSGGLAVPGAHVVALDPTGAAVVSDVSGLDGSYTLPVLAPGSYNVYAEPLDGVTVEQDLSQSDSMNAFTAFVTTFVGGNASPSLIPVVAGANSPGNDVNLGNLYGAETEANNTSGAANPVALEALTSGISNPAGDLDFFSFPGVTGDIISIDCDGSGDGFPLDPVITLISTDGTTTIVQNDDFLGKQPDSRIVRRLAATGTFFVRVEDFSNLAGGDPPIGGPGFFYTLHVNKAIPEVDIVGTNDNNSIAAADAAAIGQHRGGIIITSGDVDFYSFSAGFGDRIIAEVSANRAGSTLNPTLTLFRSDGVQLAVNTDIGGSPTNLDSLIDFTFAGMAVGPLPATFYLRVSAASGAGASAFYDLHIGTDSMNAIYSGTAALGQGFDDPLWTADIFPKFFTQGTTFDLLVGGPGIPNDPTLSMNVSGAGVTLVNSPGSDFATTVDGIDLFAMSTAINASAAPGPRSIFIQTSTRKAALSGAFVIVPTAAPPEQAPGSSLAWAGPQLIWSADPASSTYNLYRGGLPLTDSNLDGLADSYGSPLACGLTAPLAADPAVPALGSGFYYLVTGRNAVGEGSLGFARTAAGGSTERPKSSLTATCP; from the coding sequence ATGAGACCGTCCGGAGCCGCGGTGGGGCGCCGGCGCCCCGCACGGATAATCTTCTTCGGCGCCGCTCTGGTTCTCGCCACCGCCACGCTCGGACGGGGATTCACTCTAATCCGCGTTCTGAATCTGGTCGCTCCCCCCGCGCATTGGCCCGTGGGCTCCCTGCCGCTGCCGATGCTCATCAGCTCCGCCGGCTCGGACAACGTCCCCAATCCCAACACCAGCGACAACGACGCCATCATCGCCGGGCAAAAGGCCTGGAATCAGATCAGCACCGACTACTTCGTCTTCGCCACCCCGACGATTGGCACGGGAACCGCCTTCAACCAGAGCGACGGCAAGAATTCGATCTTTTTCGACGAGACGGGGGCCGTCTTCGGGGCGGGAAGCTCTGCCATCGCCGCCACGTTCCTGAACATCGACGGTCCGACGGGGATCATCAGCGACGCCGATCTGATCTTCAATGGCACCTTGCCGTTCTCCACCGCCACCCCGACTCCCGCGGGATCCTTCGACATCCAGGGGATCGCGACCCATGAGCTGGGGCACGTCACCGGCTTGGATCATGCCGGGATCGTCTCGGCGGTCATGTTCCCCGTCGGCGCCGACGGCGAGCAGTTCCAGCGCAGTCTCGCGCCGGACGATCGGCTGGGCGATTCGTTCGTCTATCCGGAGACGGCCGCCGGAGCGGGAATCGCCGGACTGCAGGCGGGAGACGGAGATCTGAGCCTGGTCACCGGAAGCATCACCGGGGCGGTCCGGACTTCCGGGGGCCTCGCCGTGCCCGGCGCGCACGTGGTGGCCCTCGATCCGACCGGCGCCGCCGTCGTCAGCGACGTCTCCGGGCTGGACGGCTCCTACACGCTTCCCGTCCTGGCGCCGGGAAGCTACAACGTCTATGCCGAGCCCCTGGACGGCGTTACGGTCGAGCAGGACCTGAGCCAGAGCGACTCGATGAACGCCTTCACGGCGTTCGTGACGACGTTCGTCGGCGGCAATGCGTCGCCGTCACTCATTCCCGTAGTGGCGGGAGCGAACTCGCCGGGCAACGACGTCAACTTGGGGAATCTCTACGGGGCCGAGACCGAGGCGAACAACACTTCGGGCGCGGCGAACCCGGTGGCCCTGGAGGCGCTCACCTCGGGGATCAGCAATCCGGCGGGCGATCTCGACTTCTTCAGCTTCCCGGGCGTGACGGGCGACATCATCAGCATCGACTGCGACGGCAGTGGCGACGGCTTCCCGCTCGATCCGGTCATCACGCTGATTTCCACCGACGGGACGACGACCATCGTGCAGAACGACGACTTCCTCGGGAAACAGCCCGATTCGCGCATCGTCCGGCGCCTGGCGGCGACCGGCACTTTCTTCGTCCGGGTCGAGGATTTCAGCAATCTCGCAGGTGGGGACCCGCCGATCGGCGGTCCCGGCTTCTTCTACACCCTGCACGTCAACAAGGCGATCCCGGAGGTCGACATCGTCGGCACCAACGACAACAACAGCATCGCCGCGGCCGATGCGGCCGCGATCGGCCAGCATCGGGGCGGCATCATCATCACCTCGGGGGACGTCGATTTTTATAGCTTCAGCGCCGGCTTCGGGGATCGGATCATCGCGGAGGTCTCGGCCAACCGCGCCGGATCGACCTTGAACCCGACGCTGACCCTGTTCCGCTCCGACGGCGTGCAGCTGGCGGTGAACACCGACATCGGCGGCTCTCCGACCAATCTTGACAGCCTGATCGATTTCACCTTCGCCGGCATGGCAGTGGGGCCGCTTCCGGCGACCTTTTATCTTAGAGTCTCGGCAGCCTCGGGAGCCGGCGCCAGCGCTTTCTACGACCTGCACATCGGCACCGATTCGATGAACGCGATCTACAGCGGCACAGCCGCCCTCGGGCAGGGCTTCGACGATCCCCTCTGGACGGCCGACATCTTTCCGAAGTTCTTCACTCAGGGCACCACTTTCGATCTCCTCGTGGGAGGGCCCGGCATTCCGAACGATCCGACGCTTTCGATGAACGTGTCGGGCGCGGGCGTGACGCTCGTGAATTCCCCCGGCTCCGATTTCGCGACGACCGTGGACGGGATCGATCTCTTCGCCATGTCCACCGCGATCAACGCGTCGGCGGCGCCCGGCCCCCGGAGCATCTTCATCCAGACCTCCACCCGGAAGGCCGCGCTCAGCGGGGCCTTCGTCATCGTCCCCACGGCGGCGCCCCCCGAGCAAGCGCCCGGCTCGTCGCTGGCTTGGGCCGGCCCCCAATTGATATGGTCCGCCGATCCGGCCTCCTCCACCTACAACCTGTATCGTGGCGGTCTGCCCCTCACCGATTCCAACCTCGACGGGCTGGCGGACAGCTACGGCTCACCGCTCGCCTGCGGCCTGACCGCGCCCCTGGCGGCGGATCCGGCCGTTCCAGCCCTAGGTTCGGGGTTCTACTACCTCGTCACGGGACGTAATGCGGTCGGCGAAGGGAGCCTCGGGTTCGCCCGCACCGCCGCCGGCGGCTCGACGGAGCGCCCCAAGTCCTCCCTCACCGCCACCTGCCCTTAG
- the metG gene encoding methionine--tRNA ligase, with product MSKFYVTTPIYYVNDSPHIGHAYTTVVADVLARFHRMGGEEVYFLTGTDEHGQKIEDSASARGLTALALADQVVERYHALWKRLMITHDDFIRTTEERHQRGVLKIYEKIAAAGSDIYKGRYEGWYCKGCEAFYPDSQIVEGRCPDQGHPVERLTEESYFFRLSKYQKPLLEHYEKNPGFILPETRRNEIVSFVSAGLRDLSISRTSFRWGIPFPSDPKHIFYVWFDALSNYVTALEYAGSEGLYRRFWPADVHLVGKDILRFHAVYWPAFLMAAGIPLPRSIVAHGWWLRDAAKMSKSRGNVIEPNALLDEFGVDAVRYFLMREMAFGQDASYSDEALIDRNNSDLANDLGNLVSRTLKLIENSCEGKIPDPGERTRRESPLTSPARAAHQGFVARFRDFDFSGALARVWDLVSAVNRYLVENEPWKLHGPAARDTLAEVLYSSAESLRIVGLLIAPVMPKAAGDLWKQLGIAEDPARGAIDPFRWGALSPGQPTARGAALFPRIDKKAYMARAAEEPPAPGRPERISPWKEKKMETQQPPSPEDGLTIEEFRKIHLKVGRVIAAEKVEGAKKLLRLQVDLGSEVRQIISGIADKYAPESLVGKQIVLVANLKPATIRGVESRGMLLAAEDASGQATIVTFDEPVTTGATVR from the coding sequence ATGAGCAAGTTCTACGTCACCACCCCGATCTACTACGTCAACGATTCGCCGCACATCGGCCACGCCTACACCACCGTCGTGGCCGACGTCCTGGCCCGCTTTCACCGCATGGGCGGCGAGGAGGTCTACTTCCTCACGGGGACCGACGAGCACGGCCAGAAGATCGAGGACTCCGCCTCGGCGCGGGGGCTGACCGCCCTGGCGCTGGCCGATCAGGTGGTCGAGCGCTACCACGCGCTCTGGAAGCGCCTGATGATCACCCACGACGATTTCATCCGCACGACCGAGGAGCGGCACCAGCGCGGCGTCCTGAAGATCTACGAGAAGATCGCCGCCGCGGGAAGCGACATCTACAAGGGGCGGTACGAAGGATGGTACTGCAAGGGATGCGAGGCCTTCTACCCCGATTCGCAAATCGTCGAGGGGCGCTGCCCCGATCAGGGCCACCCGGTCGAGCGCCTCACCGAGGAGAGCTACTTCTTCCGGCTCTCGAAGTATCAGAAGCCGCTCCTGGAGCATTACGAGAAGAACCCGGGATTCATCCTGCCCGAGACGCGGCGCAACGAGATCGTCTCGTTCGTCTCAGCGGGGCTGAGGGACCTGAGCATCAGCCGCACCTCCTTCCGGTGGGGCATCCCCTTCCCCTCCGATCCGAAGCACATCTTCTACGTCTGGTTCGACGCGCTGTCGAATTACGTGACGGCCCTCGAGTATGCCGGCTCCGAGGGGCTGTACCGGCGATTCTGGCCCGCCGACGTGCACCTGGTGGGCAAGGACATCCTCCGCTTCCACGCCGTCTACTGGCCCGCCTTCCTCATGGCCGCGGGCATCCCGCTTCCCAGGAGCATCGTGGCCCACGGCTGGTGGCTCCGGGACGCGGCCAAGATGTCGAAGTCGCGCGGCAACGTCATCGAGCCCAACGCGCTGCTGGACGAGTTCGGGGTGGACGCCGTCCGTTACTTCCTGATGCGGGAGATGGCGTTCGGCCAGGACGCCAGCTACTCCGACGAGGCGCTGATCGACCGGAACAATTCCGATCTGGCGAACGATCTGGGGAACCTGGTGAGCCGGACGCTCAAGCTCATCGAGAACTCATGCGAGGGAAAGATCCCCGATCCCGGCGAACGGACGCGGCGGGAGTCGCCCCTCACGTCCCCGGCGCGCGCCGCGCACCAAGGGTTCGTGGCGCGCTTTCGCGACTTCGATTTCAGCGGGGCCCTGGCGCGCGTGTGGGATCTGGTCTCCGCAGTCAACCGTTACCTGGTGGAGAACGAGCCCTGGAAGCTGCACGGTCCGGCGGCGCGGGACACTCTCGCCGAAGTCCTCTACTCCTCCGCCGAGTCGTTGCGCATCGTCGGACTGCTGATCGCTCCCGTGATGCCGAAAGCGGCGGGTGATTTGTGGAAGCAGCTGGGAATCGCGGAGGACCCGGCCCGAGGAGCCATCGATCCCTTCCGCTGGGGAGCCTTGAGCCCCGGACAGCCGACGGCGCGCGGAGCCGCCCTTTTTCCCCGCATCGACAAGAAGGCCTACATGGCCCGGGCGGCCGAGGAACCTCCGGCTCCCGGGCGCCCGGAGCGTATCTCACCTTGGAAGGAGAAGAAGATGGAGACGCAGCAGCCGCCGTCCCCCGAGGACGGGCTGACCATTGAAGAATTCCGCAAGATCCACCTGAAGGTCGGCCGGGTGATCGCCGCGGAGAAGGTGGAGGGGGCGAAGAAGCTCCTCCGCCTGCAGGTCGACCTCGGAAGCGAAGTCCGCCAGATCATCTCCGGCATCGCCGACAAATACGCCCCGGAGAGCCTCGTCGGGAAGCAGATCGTCCTGGTGGCCAATCTCAAGCCCGCCACCATCCGGGGCGTGGAGTCGCGAGGGATGCTCCTCGCCGCGGAGGACGCCTCCGGACAGGCCACGATCGTCACCTTCGACGAGCCGGTCACGACGGGGGCGACGGTCCGCTGA
- a CDS encoding tetratricopeptide repeat protein produces MKQAGENMDPATTRVDRALHFLRIAYEKQMEGDLQTAIQLYKASIAEHPTAEAHTFLAWTYSFLGRFDEAIEECKRAIEVDPDFGNPYNDIGSYLVHLDKPEEAIPWLEKAKKAPRYEPRHFPYLNLGRIYLKMGRVAEAAREFEQAEFFKSVAEDSEAAEGDSDATLH; encoded by the coding sequence ATGAAACAGGCGGGGGAGAACATGGACCCGGCGACCACGCGAGTCGATCGCGCGCTGCACTTCCTGCGAATCGCCTACGAGAAGCAGATGGAGGGGGACCTCCAGACGGCGATCCAGCTCTACAAGGCGTCGATCGCCGAGCACCCGACGGCGGAGGCGCACACCTTTCTCGCCTGGACCTATTCCTTCCTGGGACGCTTCGATGAGGCGATCGAGGAGTGCAAGAGGGCGATCGAGGTCGATCCCGACTTCGGAAACCCCTACAACGACATCGGCTCCTACCTGGTCCACCTCGACAAGCCGGAGGAGGCGATCCCCTGGCTGGAGAAGGCCAAGAAGGCGCCGCGCTACGAGCCGCGCCATTTCCCCTACCTCAACCTGGGCCGCATCTATCTGAAGATGGGCCGGGTCGCCGAGGCGGCCCGGGAGTTCGAGCAGGCCGAGTTCTTCAAGAGCGTGGCCGAGGACTCCGAGGCGGCCGAGGGCGATTCCGACGCCACGCTCCACTGA
- a CDS encoding amino acid permease, which translates to MLRGLFRTKNLDEILAPLSDEKRSLKRSLGAFEVTMIGIGAIIGAGIFATIGTAAAGDAFRPGAGPSLMLSFAITALVCAFTALCYAEMAAMVPISGSAYTYSYATMGELVAWIIGWDLILEYAIGNVAVAISWANYFRTFVHDALGIDIPQWLSTDFRTARKIPGLIESAPHLFGVPVVFNLLALGIVALITMVLVWGIKESSQFNAVMVGVKILVLLFFITIAVYFVSPSGMAANWRPFQPTGWGGTLAGAAVVFFAYIGFDAVSTVAEETRNPARDLPIGIIASLIICTILYVVVAAVFTGLIPYHELARRLATEQAEPLTMALNHVAPNARWASAIVAFGSVIAHTAVLLVFQLGQPRIFFSIARDGLLPPVFAKVHPRFKTPHVTTILTGVLVGGFAAVMSIDEMVDLTNIGTLFAFVLVCVGITILRAKDPFRPRPFRVPFGPWLLPMMGAASCLFLMYYLPPTSWWRFVAWLMLGLSVYLSYGYARSELGRRCGRPARTPAWLSLMAFGSFLTAIGLLTIPHTASLGELAAALTTGVAEGGRRTVIGLGLIGAGLLSGLFGWILSRGGRAAAAA; encoded by the coding sequence CCTCGGCGCTTTCGAGGTGACGATGATCGGCATCGGCGCCATTATCGGCGCCGGGATCTTCGCCACCATCGGCACCGCCGCCGCCGGTGACGCCTTCCGGCCCGGCGCCGGCCCTTCCCTGATGCTCTCCTTCGCCATCACGGCGCTGGTCTGCGCCTTCACCGCGCTGTGCTACGCGGAGATGGCGGCGATGGTGCCAATCTCCGGATCGGCCTATACCTATTCGTACGCGACGATGGGCGAGCTGGTCGCCTGGATCATCGGCTGGGACCTGATTCTCGAGTACGCGATCGGGAACGTGGCCGTGGCGATCAGCTGGGCCAACTACTTCCGCACCTTCGTCCATGACGCCCTCGGGATCGACATCCCTCAGTGGCTCTCGACCGACTTTCGCACCGCCCGGAAGATCCCGGGGCTCATCGAAAGCGCGCCCCACCTGTTCGGCGTCCCGGTCGTCTTCAACCTCCTGGCGCTCGGGATCGTCGCGTTGATCACTATGGTCCTCGTCTGGGGCATCAAGGAGTCGTCGCAATTCAACGCGGTGATGGTCGGAGTCAAGATCCTCGTCCTGCTCTTCTTCATCACGATCGCCGTCTATTTCGTCTCTCCGTCGGGCATGGCCGCCAACTGGCGGCCGTTCCAGCCCACGGGATGGGGCGGCACGCTCGCCGGGGCGGCGGTGGTCTTCTTCGCCTACATCGGGTTCGACGCCGTCTCCACGGTGGCCGAGGAGACGCGGAACCCGGCGCGCGACCTGCCGATCGGCATCATCGCCTCGCTGATCATCTGCACCATCCTCTACGTCGTCGTGGCGGCGGTCTTCACGGGGCTGATCCCCTACCACGAGCTGGCCCGCCGGCTCGCCACGGAGCAGGCCGAGCCGCTGACGATGGCCCTGAACCACGTCGCGCCGAACGCCCGCTGGGCGAGCGCCATCGTCGCCTTCGGGTCGGTCATCGCCCACACGGCGGTGCTGCTCGTCTTTCAGCTCGGGCAGCCGCGGATCTTCTTCTCGATCGCCCGCGACGGACTGCTCCCGCCCGTCTTCGCGAAGGTGCACCCGAGGTTCAAGACGCCGCACGTTACGACGATCCTGACGGGCGTCCTGGTCGGCGGCTTCGCCGCCGTCATGAGCATCGATGAAATGGTCGACCTGACGAACATCGGGACGCTGTTCGCCTTCGTGCTCGTCTGCGTCGGGATCACGATTCTGCGCGCCAAAGACCCGTTCCGGCCGCGCCCGTTCCGGGTGCCGTTCGGACCGTGGCTGCTGCCCATGATGGGCGCCGCGTCGTGTCTTTTCCTGATGTACTATCTTCCGCCGACCTCCTGGTGGCGCTTCGTCGCCTGGCTGATGCTCGGCCTGTCGGTCTACCTGTCGTACGGCTACGCCCGCAGCGAGCTGGGGCGGCGGTGCGGGCGGCCCGCCCGAACGCCCGCGTGGCTTTCGCTGATGGCCTTCGGCTCTTTCCTGACGGCGATCGGGCTGTTGACGATTCCGCACACCGCCAGCCTGGGGGAGCTCGCCGCGGCCTTGACGACCGGCGTGGCGGAAGGGGGCCGGCGGACGGTGATCGGCCTCGGGCTGATCGGCGCGGGCCTGCTCTCGGGACTTTTCGGCTGGATCCTGTCACGGGGCGGCCGCGCCGCCGCCGCGGCCTGA
- the larC gene encoding nickel pincer cofactor biosynthesis protein LarC, producing MAGKKTRQRRAEPDPLGGAAKRVLYLDCFSGISGDMFLGMSVDLGVPLAHLKRELSRLPLKGYALSSRPVKRGELWGTRVLVRIDGDPHDGSHGHDHGGGFHVHAAGKPAGHRHAGRHPRGIREIRGLLRRSSLGERVKSRALRVFDTLVEAEARVHRVPSSRVHLHEVGAVDAIVDIVGACICLEALKVDRVIASPLPTGSGTIRCEHGVFPVPAPATVEILKGKPVYGNGALGELVTPTGAALAATLADEFGPMPPLRLSRVGHGAGSRDPEDHPNLLRGFLGELDEPAALLEKVTVIETTIDDLNPQIYGYLMERLFAAGALEVFFTPIQMKKNRPGTLVTVIVPNDRFEPVGEVVFRETTTIGFRYQRMDRIELGREIRRVKTPYGTIGVKVSLFRGKVVQATPEYEDCRTAALKSRVPIREVQRLASEAYHRS from the coding sequence ATGGCGGGGAAAAAGACCAGGCAGCGGCGAGCCGAGCCCGACCCCTTGGGCGGGGCCGCGAAGCGGGTTCTCTATCTCGACTGCTTTTCGGGAATCAGCGGCGACATGTTCCTGGGAATGTCGGTCGATCTCGGCGTTCCTCTCGCCCATTTGAAGAGAGAGCTCTCCCGCCTGCCGCTGAAGGGGTACGCCCTCTCCTCCCGGCCGGTGAAGCGGGGTGAATTGTGGGGAACCCGCGTCCTCGTCCGGATTGACGGCGACCCGCACGACGGATCCCACGGACACGACCACGGCGGAGGGTTCCACGTCCATGCGGCGGGAAAGCCCGCGGGGCACCGGCATGCCGGACGGCATCCTCGCGGCATTCGCGAGATCCGCGGCCTGCTCCGGCGAAGCAGTCTCGGCGAGCGGGTCAAGTCACGGGCCCTGCGCGTCTTCGACACCCTGGTCGAGGCGGAAGCGCGCGTCCATCGCGTTCCTTCGTCCAGAGTGCACCTTCACGAAGTGGGAGCCGTGGACGCGATCGTCGACATCGTCGGGGCCTGCATCTGCCTGGAGGCCTTGAAGGTCGATCGGGTCATCGCCTCGCCGCTGCCGACCGGCTCCGGCACGATCCGCTGCGAGCATGGAGTGTTTCCGGTCCCCGCCCCCGCCACCGTCGAGATCCTGAAAGGAAAGCCGGTCTACGGGAACGGCGCCTTAGGCGAGCTGGTCACTCCGACCGGAGCGGCGCTGGCGGCGACGCTCGCCGACGAGTTCGGCCCGATGCCCCCCCTGCGTCTTTCCCGCGTGGGCCACGGCGCCGGCAGCCGGGATCCCGAGGATCATCCCAACCTGCTGCGCGGGTTTCTCGGGGAGTTGGACGAGCCGGCGGCGCTGCTGGAGAAGGTCACGGTGATCGAGACGACGATCGACGACCTGAACCCTCAGATCTACGGCTATCTGATGGAGCGGCTGTTCGCCGCCGGGGCGCTGGAGGTCTTCTTCACGCCGATCCAGATGAAGAAGAACCGGCCCGGGACGCTCGTGACGGTGATCGTCCCGAACGATCGGTTCGAGCCGGTCGGCGAGGTGGTCTTCCGCGAGACCACCACGATCGGGTTCCGGTACCAGAGGATGGACCGGATCGAGCTGGGCCGCGAGATCCGCCGCGTGAAGACTCCTTACGGGACGATCGGCGTGAAGGTGTCGCTCTTCCGCGGCAAGGTCGTGCAAGCCACTCCGGAGTACGAGGACTGCCGGACGGCCGCGCTGAAGTCGCGGGTCCCGATCCGCGAGGTGCAGCGGCTGGCCTCGGAGGCCTACCACCGATCATGA
- a CDS encoding phosphatase PAP2 family protein, whose protein sequence is MKAATPPSRVLSVALIATVLLAPGLSTPRAAEDSSGASSAGASPGPSPSPSPGSLHPHGFAQIGLDARYLATRPFHLDRSGWTKVAATLATLGALYAGRGEIRDWSQDHRRESWDRFLQKPRVMGKGAFAPSAALIAYTSSFVTQDDREKETAVLLLESMAFTGLVAGIGRFVLATDRPEVGNDVHFFRGNGHGVSGDAALAASVVPILRNQYLRIDPDDGGGMRFWKRAAAGILYAGAFLTGYQRINNDKHYAPDVFLGLVSGFTVGQLLCDSHDRSRDAGPRSRLTLGPVPGGIGLSLSFSGGQGAPALDTAGTPR, encoded by the coding sequence ATGAAAGCCGCCACCCCGCCTTCCAGGGTGCTGTCCGTCGCGCTGATCGCGACCGTCCTCCTCGCGCCGGGGCTCTCGACGCCACGTGCCGCGGAGGATTCCTCCGGAGCATCGTCGGCAGGCGCGAGTCCCGGACCCAGCCCCAGCCCATCCCCCGGCTCGCTCCATCCTCACGGCTTCGCGCAGATCGGGCTCGACGCCCGATATCTCGCGACCCGGCCCTTCCACCTCGATCGCAGCGGCTGGACCAAGGTCGCGGCCACCCTCGCGACCCTCGGCGCGCTCTACGCCGGCCGCGGCGAGATCCGGGACTGGTCGCAAGACCATCGCCGCGAGTCCTGGGACCGGTTCCTTCAGAAGCCCCGCGTCATGGGGAAAGGGGCGTTCGCCCCCTCGGCCGCGCTGATCGCCTACACCTCCTCCTTCGTGACCCAGGACGATCGCGAGAAAGAGACTGCCGTGCTCCTGCTGGAGTCGATGGCCTTCACGGGCCTCGTGGCCGGGATCGGGCGCTTCGTGCTGGCCACCGACAGGCCCGAGGTGGGAAACGACGTCCATTTCTTCCGCGGCAACGGGCACGGCGTCTCGGGGGACGCGGCGCTCGCCGCGTCGGTCGTCCCCATCCTGCGAAACCAATACCTCCGGATCGACCCGGACGACGGCGGCGGCATGCGCTTCTGGAAGCGGGCGGCGGCCGGGATTCTCTATGCCGGCGCCTTCCTGACCGGATATCAGCGCATCAACAACGACAAGCATTACGCACCGGACGTCTTCCTCGGTCTCGTCTCCGGATTCACCGTGGGGCAGCTTCTCTGCGACTCGCACGACCGCAGCCGCGACGCAGGGCCGCGGTCGCGCCTGACGCTCGGCCCCGTTCCCGGCGGGATCGGGCTGAGCCTCTCCTTCTCCGGAGGACAGGGCGCGCCGGCTCTTGACACTGCCGGGACGCCCCGGTAG